In a single window of the Heliangelus exortis chromosome 30, bHelExo1.hap1, whole genome shotgun sequence genome:
- the LZTS1 gene encoding leucine zipper putative tumor suppressor 1 has protein sequence MGSVSSLISGHSFHSKHCRASQYKLRKSSHLKKLNRYSDGLLRFGFSQDSGHKSSSKSSKNEDFFYIKVSQKAHGSHRADFTSLAGGELGSQAGTSGMDFGTPTPQKLIPFPSQLEVGAEKPAARPTAFKPVLPRSGAILHSSPESGGHLSQQLHHQDKAKEQELKPVLYSGGLSDSGRNSMSSLPTHSTSSSYQLDPLVTPMGPISRFGGSAHNILQCAILQDSNMMSLKAMSFSDGGNKILNPGKAPHHHHRAAEKASCIRSPISTDESTIQELEQKLLEREGELQELQSSFEEKEVSSCQAYEEKQRRCKEELEGLKQKCSSKLKQTSQKSQRTQQVLHLQVFQLQQEKKQLREELENLMKEQNLLETKLRSYEKEKTSFAPALEETQWEVCQKSGEISLLKQQLKESQTELNTKTSEILSLKAQLKEVRLKMEGLEMKTQDLEGSLRTKAMELEVCENELQRKKNESELLREKVNLLEQEILELRTELAVLKEQLSEAREGVRPCAVLDDAQVLQGEVERLRAELKAERDNNEQMSSSFQHERQTWKEEKEKVIQYQKQLQQSYLHMYKRNQNLEKMLQQLAAGEDGKEPIELDIPGSDVPYEDIIATEI, from the exons ATGGGCAGCGTCAGTAGCCTCATCTCCGGCCACAGCTTCCACAGCAAGCACTGCCGAGCCTCCCAGTACAAGCTCCGCAAGTCCTCCCACCTCAAGAAGCTCAACAGGTACTCGGACGGGCTGCTCCGCTTCGGCTTCTCCCAGGACTCCGGCCACAAATCCAGCTCCAAAAGCAGCAAGAATGAGGATTTCTTCTACATCAAGGTCAGCCAGAAAGCTCACGGCTCCCACCGAGCAGACTTCACCTCTCTGGCTGGGGGGGAGCTGGGCAGCCAAGCCGGGACGAGCGGGATGGACTTCGGGACGCCCACCCCGCAGAAGCTGATTCCCTTTCCCAGCCAGCTGGAAGTG GGTGCTGAGAAGCCAGCCGCACGCCCCACAGCCTTCAAGCCGGTTCTGCCCCGCTCCGGTGCCATCCTCCACTCCTCCCCGGAGAGCGGGGGgcacctctcccagcagctgcaccaCCAGGACAAAGccaaggagcaggagctgaagcCGGTGCTGTACTCGGGGGGTCTGTCTGACTCCGGCAGGAATTCCATGTCCAGcctccccacccacagcaccagcagcagctacCAGCTCGACCCCCTCGTCACCCCCATGGGACCCATCAGCCGTTTCGGGGGCTCGGCCCACAACATCCTGCAGTGTGCCATCCTCCAGGACAGCAACATGATGAGCCTCAAGGCCATGTCCTTCTCCGACGGGGGCAACAAGATCCTCAACCCTGGCAAAgccccccaccaccaccaccgtGCTGCCGAGAAGGCCTCCTGCATCCGCTCGCCCATCTCCACGGATGAATCCACcatccaggagctggagcagaagctgctggagagggagggggagctgCAAGAGCTCCAGTCGAGCTTTGAGGAGAAGGAAGTCAGCTCCTGCCAGGCCTACGAAGAGAAGCAGAGACGCTgcaaggaagagctggagggCCTCAAGCAGAAGTGCAGCAGCAAGCTCAAGCAAACCTCGCAGAAATCCCAGAGGACGCAGCAGGTCCTGCACCTCCAggttttccagctgcagcaggagaagaagcagctccgggaggagctggagaaccTCATGAAAGAGCAAAACCTGCTGGAAACCAAGCTGAGGTCTTACGAGAAGGAGAAAACCAGCTTTGCCCCGGCGCTGGAGGAGACTCAATGGGAG GTGTGCCAGAAATCGGGGGAGATCTCCctcctgaagcagcagctgaaggaatcCCAGACAGAACTCAACACCAAGACCTCCGAGATCCTCAGCCTGAAGGCTCAGCTGAAGGAGGTGAGGCTAAAGATGGAAGGGCTGGAGATGAAGACCCAGGACCTGGAGGGCTCCCTGAGGACCAAAGCCATGGAGCTGGAGGTGTGTGAGAACGAGCTCCAGCGCAAGAAGAACGAATCTGAGCTGCTGAGGGAGAAAGTGaacctgctggagcaggagatcCTGGAGCTGAGGACGGAGCTGGCGGTCctcaaggagcagctgagcgAAGCCCGGGAAGGGGTCAgaccctgtgctgtgctggatgATGCTCAGGtcctgcagggagaggtggagaggctgagggcagagctgaAGGCTGAGAGGGACAACAACGAGCAGATGAGCTCCAGCTTCCAGCACGAGAGGCAGACgtggaaggaggagaaggagaaggtgatCCAGtaccagaagcagctgcagcagagctacCTGCACATGTACAAGAGGAACCAGAACCTGGAGAAGATGCTCCAGCAGCTGGCTGCAGGGGAAGATGGCAAGGAGCCCATCGAGCTGGACATACCTGGCTCTGATGTCCCCTACGAGGACATCATTGCCACTGAGATCTGa
- the ATP6V1B2 gene encoding V-type proton ATPase subunit B, brain isoform codes for MAAVQAVRGLVNGAGPGGPRDQVAALTRDYISQPRLTYKTVSGVNGPLVILDQVKFPRYAEIVHLTLPDGTRRSGQVLEVSGSKAVVQVFEGTSGIDAKKTSCEFTGDILRTPVSEDMLGRVFNGSGKPIDRGPIVLAEDFLDIMGQPINPQCRIYPEEMIQTGISAIDGMNSIARGQKIPIFSAAGLPHNEIAAQICRQAGLVKKSKDVMDYSEENFAIVFAAMGVNMETARFFKSDFEENGSMDNVCLFLNLANDPTIERIITPRLALTTAEFLAYQCEKHVLVILTDMSSYAEALREVSAAREEVPGRRGFPGYMYTDLATIYERAGRVEGRSGSITQIPILTMPNDDITHPIPDLTGYITEGQIYVDRQLHNRQIYPPINVLPSLSRLMKSAIGEGMTRKDHSDVSNQLYACYAIGKDVQAMKAVVGEEALTSDDLLYLEFLQKFEKNFIAQGAYENRTVYETLDIGWQLLRIFPKEMLKRIPQTTLAEFYPRDSTAKH; via the exons ATGGCGGCGGTGCAGGCGGTTCGGGGTTTGGTGAACGGGGCCGGGCCCGGGGGGCCCCGGGACCAAGTGGCGGCTCTGACCCGCGATTACATCTCCCAGCCGCGCCTCA cTTATAAAACTGTTTCGGGTGTGAATGGTCCCCTGGTTATCTTGGATCAAGTTAAG TTCCCTAGGTATGCAGAGATTGTCCACTTGACTCTCCCTGATGGCACAAGAAGAAGTGGGCAGGTGCTGGAAGTCAGTGGCTCCAAAGCTGTGGTTCAG gtGTTTGAAGGAACTTCAGGTATTGATGCTAAGAAAACCTCCTGTGAGTTTACTGGGGATATTCTGAGAACCCCAGTGTCTGAGGATATGCTGG GCAGAGTGTTTAATGGATCAGGAAAGCCCATAGACAGAGGCCCCATTGTTCTGGCTGAAGATTTCCTTGACATAATGG gTCAGCCCATCAACCCCCAGTGTCGTATCTACCCAGAGGAAATGATCCAGACTGGCATCTCTGCCATAGATGGCATGAACAGCATTGCCAGGGGCCAGAAAATCCCCATCTTCTCAGCTGCTGGCTTGCCCCACAATGAG ATTGCAGCTCAGATTTGTCGCCAGGCTGGCTTGGTGAAGAAATCCAAAGATGTGATGGACTACAGTGAAGAGAACTTTGCCATTGTGTTTGCTGCCATGGGT GTGAACATGGAAACTGCTCGTTTTTTCAAATCAGACTTTGAGGAGAATGGATCCATGGACAATGTGTGTCTGTTCCTCAACCTGGCCAATGATCCCAC CATCGAGCGCATTATCACCCCTCGTCTGGCTCTGACCACAGCTGAGTTCCTGGCATATCAGTGTGAGAAGCATGTCCTGGTCATCCTGACAGACATGAGCTCCTATGCTGAGGCTCTGCGAGAG GTTTCAGCAGCTCGAGAGGAGGTTCCTGGGCGCCGTGGCTTCCCGGGCTACATGTACACTGACCTGGCCACCATCTATGAGCGTGCTGGTCGGGTGGAAGGCAGAAGTGGTTCCATCACTCAGATCCCCATCCTTACCATGCCCAATGATG ATATTACTCACCCTATCCCTGACTTGACTGGATACATCACTGAGGGACAAATCTACGTGGACAGGCAGCTGCATAACAGACAG atcTACCCACCTATCAATGTCTTGCCCTCCTTGTCTCGACTGATGAAGTCAGCTATTGGAGAGGGGATGACCAGGAAGGATCATTCAGATGTATCCAACCAGCTG TATGCCTGCTATGCCATTGGGAAGGATGTCCAGGCTATGAAGGCTGTGGTGGGGGAGGAAGCTCTGACCTCAGATGATCTTCTGTACCTGGAGTTTCTGCAGAAGTTTGAGAAGAACTTCATTGCTCAGG GAGCCTATGAAAACCGCACTGTTTACGAGACCTTGGACATTGGGTGGCAGCTCTTGAGAATCTTCCCCAAGGAGATGCTGAAAAGAATTCCTCAGACAACCCTGGCTGAATTCTACCCTCGGGATTCCACTGCAAAACACTAg
- the SLC18A1 gene encoding chromaffin granule amine transporter, giving the protein MPAGGSWLAAGRASRGLVLVVVFVALLLDNMLLTVVVPIIPSFLYTTEYEGANGSVAPSWTEPTPPAPLPSSYFDTTTGNVPGTTQGSGKRTESSPPPQNPPGIPPAPSSCLQGEEFLAKENVRVGLLFASKALMQLGVNPAVGFLTNRIGYHIPMFLGFSIMFLSTLMFAFSGTYTLLFIARALQGIGSSFSSVAGLGMLASVYTDDFERGNAMGIALGGLALGVLIGAPFGSVMYEFVGKAAPFLVLAFLALLDGALQLCILQPSRISPESTQGTPMSTLLRDPYILVAAGALCFSNMGVAMLEPTLPIWMMQTMCSPNWQLGVAFLPASVSYLVGTNLFGILAHKMGRWLCSLVGMAMVGISLLCVPLARNIYGLIGPNGGLGFAIGMVDSSMMPIMGHLVDLRHSSVYGNVYAIADVAFCMGFAIGPSTGGLIVRAIGFPWLVVIIGVLNIAYAPLCWYLRSPPAAGEKMAILSQECPLQTQTSPTQPPQKTPHQFPLSDESDVEAENME; this is encoded by the exons ATGccagcaggaggcagctggctgGCAGCGGGTCGGGCATCCCGggggctggtgctggtggtggtgtttgTAGCCCTGCTGCTGGACAACATGCTGCTGACAGTCGTGG TGCCCATCATCCCCTCCTTCCTTTACACAACAGAATACGAAGGTGCCAACGGTTCTGTTGCCCCATCCTGGACTGAGCCaactcctccagctcctcttccttcctcctatTTTGACACCACCACAGGGAATGTCCCAGGCACCACCCAGGGCTCGGGGAAGAGGACAGAGAgcagcccccctccccaaaacccccctggcatccccccagctcccagctcctgcctgcagggTGAGGAATTCCTTGCCAAGGAAAACGTCCGTGTGGGGCTGCTCTTTGCCTCCAAGGCTCTCATGCAGCTGGGGGTCAACCCAGCCGTGGGGTTCCTGACCAACAG gatAGGCTACCACATCCCCATGTTCCTCGGATTCTCCATCATGTTCCTCTCCACACTCA tGTTTGCTTTCTCAGGCACCTACACCTTGCTGTTCATTGCCCGAGCCCTCCAAGGCATTggctcctccttctcctcagtCGCAG gcctGGGGATGCTGGCCAGCGTCTACACCGACGACTTCGAGAGGGGCAACGCCATGGGGATTGCTCTGGGAGGTTTGGCCCTGGGTGTGCTGA TCGGGGCCCCCTTTGGGAGTGTGATGTACGAGTTCGTGGGGAAAGCTGCTCCTTTCCTGGTCCTGGCATTCCTTGCTCTGCTGGATGGAG ctttgCAGCTCTGCATCCTGCAGCCCTCCAGGATCTCCCCAGAG AGCACCCAAGGGACACCCATGTCCACCCTCCTGCGAGACCCCTACATCCTGGTGGCTGCAG GTGCTCTCTGCTTCTCCAACATGGGGGTGGCCATGCTGGAGCCCACTTTGCCCATCTGGATGATGCAAACCATGTGCTCCCCAAACTGGCAGCTGG ggGTGGCATTCCTGCCTGCCAGTGTATCCTACCTGGTTGGCACCAACCTCTTTGGGATCCTGGCTCACAAGATGGGACG GTGGCTCTGCTCCCTGGTTGGCATGGCCATGGTGGGCATCAGCCTGCTCTGT GTGCCTCTGGCCAGAAACATTTACGGGTTGATCGGGCCAAACGGGGGGCTTGGCTTTGCCATAG GCATGGTGGACTCCTCAATGATGCCCATCATGGGGCACCTCGTGGACCTTCGCCACAGCTCTGTCTACGGCAACGTCTACGCCATCGCTGATGTTGCCTTCTGCATGGGCTTTGCCATTG GGCCATCCACAGGTGGCCTGATTGTCCGAGCCATTGGCTTTCCCTGGCTCGTGGTCATCATTGGGGTTCTCAACATTGCTTATGCTCCACTCTGCTGGTACCTGCGCAGCCCTCCTGCTGCGGGGGAGAAGATG GCAATCCTGAGCCAGGAGTGCCCCCTgcaaacccaaacctcccccacTCAGCCCCCCCAGAAAACCCCACACCAATTCCCCCTCTCGGATGAGAGTGATGTGGAGGCAGAAAACATGGAATAA